In Desulfofustis limnaeus, the genomic stretch CTTCGGTCTGTACATCGCGGTGGCCAACCTGATCGGTCTGATCCCCGGCTTCATGTCGCCGACGGCCAGTATCAACACGACGTTGGCGCTGACCATTATCGTTTGGGTATCACATCATTTCATCGGTTTTCGCGAACATGGCCTCGGGTATTACAAACATTTCATGGGGCCCATGTGGTGGCTGGTACCGTTGATGCTGCCGATCGAATTGATCAGTAACCTGGCTCGTCTGCTGTCGCTGTCCATTCGTTTGTTCGGCAATATCATGGCCAAGGAAACACTGCTCGGCATTCTGTTCATGCTCGCCGGCGCCTTTTTCGCGCCGTTGCCGATCATGGTGCTCGGCGTTTTGGTTTCGCTCGTTCAGGCAATGGTTTTCGTGCTGCTGGCGGTCGTGTACTTCTCCCAGGCACAAGAACACGCGCATTGATCAGCGGGTCGTTCCGCTGTCAGATAGAACTGTAGGAAGAAGGCCAACTATTCAATATTGAACAAGGAGAAAGGAAATGGAAGGTAATCTGCAACTCGCGCTGATTTGTATTGGCGCCGCGCTCTCCATCGGCCTCGCCGGTCTGGGAGCAGGTATCGGTATCGGTCTGGTCGGCCAGGGTGCCACCATGGGACTCGCACGGAATCCGGAAGTACAGCCGAAATTGATGGTATTCATGATTCTCGGTATGGCTCTTGCCGAATCCATCGCCATCTACGGTCTGGTCATCTCTTTGATTCTGATGTATGCTAACCCGCTGATGTAAAGAATCGAGAAGCACAGCCCGTTTTCGGGTCACTGAAGGCCGCAGATTCTTTCTGCGGCCTTCTTGCGTTCGTGCGCCCGGCAGGGCGCACCTACTTGGAGGTGCAAGTCCTCTACTCGCCCGGCAAGGGGAAGAGTTAGCCGAACGGCAAGGGTGTTCCGGGCGACTGGAAATCTGGAGGAAGCCGAAGGCAAAGCGCTGGCCTGACGAACAGGAAGCGGATATGAGGCGTGGCACTGGGGTAAGCAGGCGAATATCTGCAAAGCCCGAAACTTGCACGGAACAGTGTGACGTAAATCCGACAGGCATAAGCGTGAAGGTAGGTGCGTAATACCCGGGGAGATCTGGCAATCTGCCATGTGCTACCGGCATCGAGAGGTGTCGAGATGGGCTGCCAGAAGTCAGCAGAGGCCATAGTAGAGTGGAAAACTGCTCGAAGGGCCGAACATTGAAACCGCAAGTAGGCGGTCGGTTCACGGAGAGCGTTGATGAAGGCAGATGATCTGCGGCAAGCAGATACCGTCAAAGGGTTATCGGGGCGGAACTCCGAGAGGACTTTGACTGGTGCCGAGATGTCCCCGTCGGCCGGCAAGCAGACGAAAGCGGAGTTGAGGCAGCAGGGTGAGCTCATGGAAGCTGCGTGTGAACGCAGCAATATGCTGCTCGCCTATCAGCGGGTGATGGAGAACAAAGGCAGTGCTGGTGTAGACGGAATAGGCATAGCCGAGTTCAAGGATCACCTTAAACGACACTGGCCGACGATCAGGGCCAAACTGCTGGCTGGGGCCTACACGCCCTCGCCAGTGCGCCGAGTGGACATTCCGAAGCCGCAGGGCGGAGTGAGGACACTTGGTATTCCAACGCTGACGGATCGTTTGATCCAGCAAGCGTTGCATCAGGTATTGTCACCATTATTCGAGCCGGACTTTTCTGAGTCGAACTATGGTTTTCGGCCAGGGCGGAATGCCCATCAGGCTGTAAAGGCGGCCAGACAGTATGTAGCTGAAGGTCGCAGATTTGTGGTGGATATGGATCTGGAGAAGTTCTTTGACCGGGTCAACCACGATCTTCTGATGGGGCGAGTTATGAAGAAGGTGAATGACAGGCGCGTGGCGTGTCTGATTCGCCGGTATCTTGAGTGCGGGATACTGACAAACGGTGTGGTGTTGCCTCGAACTGAGGGGACGCCGCAGGGCGGCCCTTTGAGTCCGCTGCTCTCCAACATCCTGCTCACGGATCTCGACCGGGAACTTGAACGAAGAGGACATGCCTTCTGCCGTTATGCTGATGACTGTAATATCTATGTCAAAAGCCGACGGTCAGGTGAACGGGTAATGGGGTCGATAACCCGTTTTCTGGGTGAAGTGCTGCAACTGACGGTCAATGAAGGCAAAAGCGCGGTGGCGCGTCCGTGGGAGCGGAAGTTTCTTGGCTACAGCATGACGTGGCACAAGCAAC encodes the following:
- the ltrA gene encoding group II intron reverse transcriptase/maturase; its protein translation is MKADDLRQADTVKGLSGRNSERTLTGAEMSPSAGKQTKAELRQQGELMEAACERSNMLLAYQRVMENKGSAGVDGIGIAEFKDHLKRHWPTIRAKLLAGAYTPSPVRRVDIPKPQGGVRTLGIPTLTDRLIQQALHQVLSPLFEPDFSESNYGFRPGRNAHQAVKAARQYVAEGRRFVVDMDLEKFFDRVNHDLLMGRVMKKVNDRRVACLIRRYLECGILTNGVVLPRTEGTPQGGPLSPLLSNILLTDLDRELERRGHAFCRYADDCNIYVKSRRSGERVMGSITRFLGEVLQLTVNEGKSAVARPWERKFLGYSMTWHKQPKLRIAPASRQRLADRIREVLKGACGRNLKKTISELSPILRGWMAYFRLTEVKGVLEELDGWIRRKLRCILWRQWKRRFTRARNLMKAGLTKERAWRSVSNQRGPWWNSGASHMNHAFRKAYFDRLGLVSLLDTMRRLQCIQ
- the atpB gene encoding F0F1 ATP synthase subunit A; translation: MEHPILFISIILEKLGLPVPHGPVGHGILEQLCAPYMTYTWLVMAFLFIVAKLTLSNIEMVPGKGQNFWEIVIGGMDDFFADNMGRRLTDQFFPMLATFGLYIAVANLIGLIPGFMSPTASINTTLALTIIVWVSHHFIGFREHGLGYYKHFMGPMWWLVPLMLPIELISNLARLLSLSIRLFGNIMAKETLLGILFMLAGAFFAPLPIMVLGVLVSLVQAMVFVLLAVVYFSQAQEHAH
- the atpE gene encoding ATP synthase F0 subunit C, coding for MEGNLQLALICIGAALSIGLAGLGAGIGIGLVGQGATMGLARNPEVQPKLMVFMILGMALAESIAIYGLVISLILMYANPLM